The following is a genomic window from Mya arenaria isolate MELC-2E11 chromosome 4, ASM2691426v1.
GGCTCAACTTAGGTGTTGCAGCAGCAGTGAATGATTTAGGTCTGTGTTTGGGGATCAAGGAATAAAAGGGTGACCTGGCAGGTGGACAGCCACTGTTGAACTAGAATTTGCAGAAATGTCAACCAGTCTTGTGGTCAGTAGCTTTAGTCCAGTAGTGAGTCAAACTTGCAGATGAATAACTTCGTAGAGGTCAGCGTGTCTCTAGAAGCTGCAGCACTTAGTCTTGGCAGGAGTGTCATCCAGCTTGAAGGATTTCTCTATCTGTTTGTCCTCTTTGTCCTTCAGCAACCTGGACAGAACAGAGTAAAGCTAGCTATGAACATGGACTCAATCACATGGGTTGGgtgtagtaactgttttgtTCCATATTGTCAAGCTTATCAGGCAATAAATagcatatattgaaataatatagtAAATGTTAATCAAGTGATAAAAAGGTTTTACATGTTCATACAATAGTGACTTATATGTATCAACTCAATAGATTTCCCACttttgttttacacatttttggTTTCAATACATCACATTTTGAACTAAGTCATACTTGTCAATTGaattataagatatttattCTCTTCTGAGGGCATGtagttttcatattaaactACAAAAAAATTCTAAAAACACTAACCTAGCCATGGCCTCCATTGATTCCTTCACATTTTCTCCATTTAGAGCACTGGTTTCATAGAACAGTGTACCAAACTCCTGAAACACACAAACATGTTATACAATGTAGATCTGTAATTTATAGACTGTTATTAAACTAGAACActtgaaaataatacaatatgtgttatttgcataaaatatacGGGAATTAATTGCATCTTCATCATAAAATCATCTGATTCtatgaaataaacttttgatTCTACATTGTTTTATTAGTACGTTGCAATAATTTCTAtggtgaaaatattttgtttgtcgAAGTATTCAGTTACACAACGAGCACCTATTATTCATGTAACACAATAATAAAGGCTAAAGTGAAAGCCCTTTACATCAGCAAGGTGGGACCCATCCTTCATCTTGATGGCCTTCTTGTCGTCATCCTCTGACAGATCACTTTTATTGCCTAGCAACAGAAGAACTGCATCCTCACTGGCTCCTTCCTAAAAATCCAGGAAATTCACTACTGGTGTATATTggtttatttcttaattcagAAAAACATTAAAGTTTATAGATTCATATTTCCTGAGTGGAATTTATAATTTGGATAATCAAGGTCCATTATTTGCATAACATTCAAGATAGAGTTTATGTAACTTGATGAATTaggtagattggatggttgggAACATTTGTGTTAAGTTCCAACACAATACACACAGCATTTGCTGGATTTGACTTAAATgtgattacatgcaaaacttaaaCCAAGGTATGACACTGACACTAAGGTGTAAGTATTCTTCCAAAAGTCAAGCTAAAACCTACATAGGATCTTAAACATGATGATGACTGTTTCTGACCTTGACACTGTCCATCCAGTTTCGGACGTTGGTAAATGTTGTCTCTGATGTGCTGTCGTACATAATGACCACTCCATCTGCCTTCCTAAAGTACTGCTTTGTTATACTGCGGAATCTGAAATCAGATTTAAATGGCATATTGACGCagaaaaaatgtaacaatattaGAACTTGTCGATGATTAGTACTCATTATCACTCCAGAATATCAAAtggtttttacattttacatttatatagaaGATATTGCAAACAAACATACTTAAATGCAGCTTTTTATTCTTGAATTCATAAGTATGCAACCCATATATGGGTCAAGCTTTACTATAGTCAACCCATATATGGGTCAAGCTTTATTATAGTCAACCCATATATGGGTCAAGCTTTACTATAGTCAACCCATATATGGATCAAGCTTTACTATAGTCAACACATATATGGGTCAAGCTTTATTATAGTCAACCCATATATGGGTCAAGCTTTACTATAGTCAACCCATATATGGGTCAAGTTTTACTATAGTCAAACCATATATGGGTCAAGCTTTACTATAGTCAACTCATATATGGGTTCAGCTTTACTATAGTCAACCCATATATGGGTCAAGTTTTACTATAGTCAAACCATATATGGGTCAAGCTTTACTATAGTCAACCCATATATGGGTCAAGCTTTACTATAGTCAACTCATATATGGGTCAAGCTTTACTATAGTCAACCTATATATGGGTCAGGCTCTACTACAGTCAACCCATATATGGGTCAAGCTTTACTATAGTCAACCCATATATGGGTCAAGCTTTATTATAGTCAACCCATATATGGGTCAAGCTTTACCATAATCAACCCATATATGGGTCAAGCTTTACTATAGTCAACCCATACATGTGTCAAGCTTTATTATAGTCAACCCATATATGGGTCAAGCTTTACTATAGTCAAACCATATATGGGTCAAGCTTTACTATAGTCAACCCATATATGGGTCAAGCTTTACTATAGTCAACCCATATATGGGTCAAGTTTTACTATAGTCAAACCATATATGGGTCAAGCTTTACTATAGTCAACCCATATATGGGTCAAGCTTTACTATAGTCAACCCATATATGGATCAAGATTTACTATAGTCAACTCATATATGGGTCAAGCTTTACTATAGTCAACCCATATATCGGTCAGGCTCTACTACAGTCAACCCATATATGGGTCAAGCTTTACTATAGTCAACCCATATATGGGTCAAGCTTTACTATAGTCAACCCATATATGGGTCAAGTTCTACTATAGTCAACCCATATATGGGTCAAGCTGTACTATAGTCAACCCATATATGGGTCAAGCTTTACTATAGTCAACCCATATATGGGTCAAGCTCTACTATAGTCAACCCATATATGGGTCAAGCTTTACTATAGTCAACCCATATATGGGTCAAGCTCTACTATAGTCAACCCATATATGGGTCAAGCTCTACTATAGTCAACCCATATATTGGTCAAGCTCTACTATAGTCAACCCATGCTCTACTACAGTCAACCCATATATAGGTCAAACTCTACTATAGTCAACCCTTACCTAAGTCAGGCTCTACTTTAGTCAACCCATAAATAAGTCAAATAAGTCAAACTCTATTAAGATCAACCCATATATAGATCAAGCACTACTAATCAACCCATACATGAGTCAGGCTCTACTATTCAAGCTAGATAGAAGTCTTGCTCTTCTATAGTCAAGCTAGATATAAGTCGAGCTCTATTTTAGTCACGCTAGATATGATTCAAGCTCTACTTTGATGACCTTTATAAAGGTCAAGCTCAACAAAATCCCAGCTTAGTATTCATCATAGACAACATGAAATGAAgctttatattaatatttatgtaaggTAAGAAGTCGAACTCTATATCAGTGAAGATCTATAATATTTGTTAACTTGAGCTGACCTTTCCTGCCCAGCGGTATCCCAAAGCTGCAGCACAATAACCTGACAATCAATATTCATCGACCTGATCTGGAAGTCCACCCCGATAGTAGCTGCAAACGAGGGACGGAAATTCCCCGTGCAGAATCTGTGGATAAAGCTGGACTTTCCGACCCCTGAATCGCCCACAAACACGACCTTAAAGATTCGCTGTAAAGCCGCTGGCTCCATTGTTGACTGTTAGAAAGAGCACAAAAATGAAAGCCTGTTAAAAAGATGTATAGTAGGCCAGCAGGCCTCAATGGCTAAATATAGTGACTCTTGGTACTGGGGTATGTACATAAACATTTTCGGTTTATCTTGAGGTATGGCATAACTCTTGAGTGTTTCCATTGCATGTAAAGTTAATTGGCGGACACACAGAGTGATCTAGAGCTATCCTATTCAAAAAGCATACCCAAAGATGTcacctggacacaggaatggtaATATTTGGAGATGTGGAGTTAACGAGTAAAATGTGAGAGAAATGGTAGGTACGCAGGTACAATACTTTTAGTGCTTAAGTGGCACAATTTTTTTCAGACCTAGTTTAAGATTCACAGGTGCAATACTCTAAGCATTACATGGGCAAAAGATTTTTAAGACACAAGTTGAGGTATGCAGGTGCAATACTTTTTATGCTACATGCAACACATCCATCACTCTTGTAAGACCAAGTGAAATATGAAAGTAATGACAGGTGAATATCATCTAATGCAGACAAACATACATATGAGTGTCTTTTGGGTAGGTGCAATATTTTTGGAACTACATAACATAAGACACAATATTTTTGGGATGCAACAGGACTCAAAGCAACGAATGCAACTCCTACATGGCCTCCAGATATATTTATCTGGGGGTATAATGAGCCTATCCAAGGAAAGACAACCAAAATTCAATGATTCTATTATTATCATGCTtaaatatcatcagcatataattTGCTCTGCATTGAAATTAGACACGACAGAGATCATTCATTAGAACAAAGAAACAAGGGATATTTGGACTAAACATGTTATGTCACCATCATTTTTACACCTCTGGATAAAAAGGAAACAAGAAGCAAAAATTGAACATGTTACCTGTATGCCTGAATCACTCATCTCATCAGCCCCAACCTCATCAGCCCCGACTGGCTGGGTGCGGGGACTGTCTGGACTGTACAAGCTTCCTTCACTATAATACAAGCTTAATTtaattacaatacaattaaaataaataaatctgcCTAGAGCTcaactttaaatattcataaaacttatgTTATAAGCATtattaaagcaaaacattttaagatcAGCTTTTTTAAATGGTTAATCAGTAATTAGGTTTTAAATGCCATAAAACTTTATATAACTTATCAGCCTTGAGAAAACGTGTGCATTTTTGCTtcaataaagtcattttttttatttcccaATATCTAATCCTTATATTGTAAAAAGTGCACCTGTAGATTTCAGTTTGCCAAAGGAAGTACTTTTGTCTGTATTTAAGTCATATTTAAGTTACATTCAATAGgcatttgtaaaatttgatgaatgtagaaataaaaaacttaagtacagaaatgaaaatgtgttcCGTCCCAGTATTTTCGCCGCATGGCAGCCAAAGTACACATTTTGTCTAGGCTTGTTAGATCCTTACAAAAGCACAAATAGTAGGAACAATAATATATGAGGCAGCATGGTTTATActtgaaatatttggacaaaTTAAAAATCTTATACagattaaatttaattaaaacaaaattgtaaatttgatggtaaaacaaaattttaaaatgtttgaaagaatatatacaaaatttcaTGCTGATAAATAAAGTGAAGATAGAATAATGTTCATGCTTACTAAATCTACACACTTACAACATAtagaaatatttgtataaactgTATTAGCGCTTCttttatctttataatttatttagtcATTTCATAAAAAGGTGCATTGTTTCCtaataaatacattgatttttatcattttttatttttgaaagctCTGTCTCTGATCTGAAAACTGGAAGTCTTAGTTTGAGCTTCTTGACAATAGCAAAGATATAAtcttattgaaatgaaattcaatGCCGTCAATAATTCCACAATAATAATCTAAACCATCATCCTAAAACTGCTGCTAAGTAAAGCGAGTCCAGGTATCCTAGGATAACTACCGGTATGTATTTCTGTTACATGTCAGTACTATCCTTATTATTATGTGACTGTCTCTTACATTTTGTATCATTTCCAAAGTCTTCCCACTGTACTGTAACAACATTTACGGAATATCTGGCCTCAAGGTGAATAATATGGCTTTAaagaaacaattgttttttttcacaaactAATAAATGCGCAAACTTAATAATTTCAGCAgaacaaactaaaataaaatacttaaaactttgTGCAAGACCTCCATTGccaaatataaccaaaaatatcatattccgaatgcataataataaaaccCCTATTCCCATAATCCAGATCCCTATTTATGCTTGACACCTGTCTTTAATGCGTGCAAAGTTAGTCACTGCTGTAGTGGTGTACGCGATCTGATCAAAGTGCGGGCTCACTGCCCTTATTCTCTCCTCTGGGCTTAAATGCTTCAGTTTTGGGCTTTGGGTAGGCTTTGGACTTTGGGTGCGCTTTGGAATGCTCTGTTGTGTATCTAGGTCACTGGTTGCCAAGGCAGAAAATAGAATTCAGCACAAAGGAAAATGGTGAGGAAATAATAATTACAGAAAATTGTCATACTATATGCTAAACCTTCTATTTggaatttaaactttaaaattcatgatataaaaagttaacataTTCTAAGGTTAGTATCATGTCTAGTATTGTGTTATGTTACAAGAAACATGCATTGATTACTACAGTAGAtactattttaataacaaaaatatgtatttttgttaaaccACTCTagataaaaaaatttttttttaacgaTTTGAAGTATATATGGTAGGACATCACACTCAATACACAATACAAAAGGGCAAAAAGCATGTCAACatctataaaaaagaaaagtacCTTCAGTAGACCCTAGAGTATTGTACAAGTACATTAAAAGTATTAATGGTTGTATACATGTTATTAAGAGCAAAGTGGTATTATTACACATGGATTATAATGAATTCTAACTATAAAACTTTACACAGCACACTCGATTTAATTTCACTTCAGAAACAAATTTTCTTTACTGTTATAACTATAATCGTAAGTACAGTTCTAAACCTCTGAATCTGTTAATACAGCTGAACATCAGCGCAAATCAAACCCACCTGTCGTGTGTGTCATCCTGCTTGCCTCTTTGTAGTCTGCCAGCCGTCTGCCCGAATTCTGCCGTTTGCCCGAGTTCTGCCACCTGACCGTCTTCTTCAAGGTCTGCAATGGTTCGGTTGTCGCCATGCTGCCTGATGATTGGAGAGCTGTGGAGAGGGTGGTTGCCATGATGATATGCATGCTGGGAGTTATGGTGTATGAAGGAAGGTGTCTGGTCTTCTGTGTAAACGTCGTCATCACACTCCACCTCATAAAATTGGCTGCCGTTCATCTCCCCCGTCAGATTCTCTTGGATCGACTCTGCACCGCCAGTCGTTGGAACTCTGTTAATAGTACACTAAAAGATATGTATCTTGGGGAAAATGCTACATTACATGAAAAGATAAATGCATGATGGTAAGTAGTACCACAAATATAACTTGTTGTTGACAGATTATGgtaatcaaaataatacatgcaGAATAAGCTTTTAGACCTTAATTTCCCTTTTTTTGTTCcgcaaaatataatgttgtaaacaAATTCAGCCATATTTTTCAGCTCTATAtaacatgtatttcattaaGCTGGTTCTTCAGTTCTAcctttttgtattgaaatattttccgaGTGAGGATCCCTGTCTCTCCAGTTCCCCCCGTCGACTGACAGAGTTGTCCCCCTGTGACATGGACTCTTCTGCCTGCTAAAAGGGAGATACAAATAATACTTACCGgtaaatactttaaattaagttaattctattttctttacttcatttttttaatcttattttgtGATAAATGAGATTTTTTAGATGTGAATGCAACGTTCACAATGCTGTCATTTTATAAATCAGCTAactgttttttcttttttcatcttTACACATTGAAAAGTGTTTAAACAAGTTTGATAATTATAATCTAGTTTTAAAAAGTCAAATTGAAAATACTTAATTAGATATCTTGGTATGTTAAACTATAGAAGCTCATGCATGCATTTTAAGATAGAACTAGCTAAAACtgatactgtgaaatcatttatattcgttggcatgaaatttcgtggttttccgaaaatttacattttcatggGTACTTGATTTCCTGATTattcatttgtgaaaaaaatatctgaaactGTGATCGTCCTAAATCGTCTGCAGAATCTCTAAGCGCTCGGCACGTGATTTCCCTCTTCTACGTCAAAcagtttatgacactcgctataGTGATACGCCATGCCAATTactgcatatacccatgtcaattttcgatttaattggaaataaggtcataaaagaagatgccaCCTTATTAAAGATatagataggggaagccattgaattcCAATTAAGAAtgtgcaaactgtgaaaacaccgagaaTGTGCGTATATTTGATTAAACAatcaatgtaatcgattaaatatttcattaaaaaaaaatcgagtaccgACACTCAAAACATGCACATCTTGTTAACCTGGAAATTTTCATAAGTAGCAAACGTTTTTAAGCACGTGTTTCTATCATTTGgttctttaaaaaacacaatgaattgATTTGggtaattatttgttaaaggaagatataatatattcacataatatattaacaaaaaaataatagtaatatacACAATGAGTTCGGTATTTATGCTGTATACTGCTGTATACTGCGAtctctgtaaagaatatacagTACATTACATGTTACTGAGTatgaacataacatttaaaaagaaaaagtgaataaagggtctgTAAAGGGATCTTGTATTCGTTGATCACTCAACCCACCAAAACCACGAACGTTAATGTCCCACGAACATTgatgatttcacagtagttaATGCAAGTGTATGTAGTGactgtatttaattaaatatttgtaaagcgcaaaaataaaaaaaacatacacacatccTGAAAACTAAGGATCTAAAATATTGATCTAAAATGCATCTTAATATAAGCAAGATTTCAAGGATTCAATAAGCATGGTAtctaaaaatgttcaaaactcTTTCAAAACAATGCTATCTACAATGTGGTGTGAACTAAACAAGGGTGAGGTGGTCTAGTGGTCTAGGAAACTGCCTCTCACAGAACATAATTAATGTTTGAGTCctacaaacataacttttttgtGGCCTATCAAAACGTCATCAAATCATGTTTCTACCCATGAAAAACAGTTCAATTATGATTCATATATCTCAGCTTACATGTGTCTTCATAAGTGGGCTTAAGTAAATTATTCTCTTATTACAAACTTACTTAACACCAAAAGGAACAGTCAATGGATTAACAACTGAACAATGATCTCACAGTTAGGATGGGATTTTCAACCAAGTTAGTATCTGAATTTGGTGTCAACAGAACATAGGTTATGAATTATCTTGGTTTAACAACTGAACATCTCAAACATGTTAGCGGGATGGAGGAGGGGGAACCTTCATATTCTACCTCTAGCTCAGATGCTGTGCTTTGATAGGATGTTCCCTGAGGCAATAACACATATTTCATCAGAGTTCAAAACATTAATGCGTTGATCAACATATAGAGAAGTAAGAAAACcacatgtatattattaaatCTGTACGCAATTGAACTAATATTCAATatctaatataattaattactaGGTAAAAAAGAGAAGTTAACAATAAAGTGCAATAATTCTTGAGTACATAGCACAAGTACATAGCAATGGTGTTTGTGACTGTAGATCTACATGTGTGTAAGCCAAAGGAAgcagaaaattaatgttttacccGCCTTAGAACAGCTTCATCTTTTTCATCCTGTAGACGACGATTTAACGTCCTGAAATACATGTAGTGAATGACCGCTTGTTGATTTATAGTTTCTTTTTCATAAGACATGTTCAATTTTTCAGGATACCTGTTCATTTATTACAGTGTTGTTATTTCTGACCAAAATGTTCATGTGTAGGCCGATTTTCATGTTGGTTCGAGGgcaagcatgaaaattaacaaagggcaataactctaaaaatattgcagcaagagtaacagttcatgtgcactgcacttgccctcaacgaaatctatctacatatgaaatttcaagttgataccactaatagtttacgagatatgcacCGGGCAAGTGGAAACAGGACACGACCGCTGctgacaaaagtaacccctacaTGTTGCCTAGTCAGGCAACACAAAAAGTGTAGGCCGTGGCCAAGCCTTTAGGATGCTACGCCACTGAATTATGACCAAATATTTAGCCCCATTCCCGAtgctgaaatatatacatttccCTGTTTTAGTATTGGCgtattcttaaagaaacaaaattaatagCCATCTactatcttcttttttttaaagcttttttgtttatttcttggcTAATTTAAGACAAAATGACACATTATTCCCAAACAGAATGGCCGCTGACCCTATCCCTAAAATGGTTGGAAaacaaaagcattaaaaaaGCATTGAAGTATGCACTTCATCTAAAAAACAGTACAAAAGTCAAACATATCGTTTCAagcataaattattaaatagttCAATCTTTTActgttaaaatacattttataacaggATTACACTTAAAACACAATTCTCAGAATTTAGAATTATTCGGACAAAAACAGATTCAATATTTACTTGAGTTTTTCAAGCTGGCTGACAAGTGTCTCACGTTCCAACGCAATGCCTTCTGTAAGTTTCAGCGCATCCCTGAAATTTTATGAGATCCAAATAAATTcgtaaaacaaaacagataacCATACAAATAATTCCCCATATGTGATTTATTTAAGAACCAACATTGGTGTAGTGTCCCTTGTGTTTCTTATAAAAATGctgattttttattgtttcctttttataaAGTGAATTGTGTTTCGTAAATTGTGTGTAAATGAACAGATTTTCTCTGACCAGTGTTTTGCACTCTATATAACAGCGAAACTCTGATGTTCttcaattatgattttaacTGCTACCATACTCTCAGATCTTCCTGACATTGGTGTTaagtgttttaaatgattttaatagaaaaacatttgaaacacttggaacaaatacatgtaatatgcaTATGTTCTTGTAGAAAGTACTTTTAAAGCTCGCACtacattaaaaataacatgcTCAATTAAAATCCCAATTAAGTTTCTTTGCGTGGCCCTTCGTCTgataacatcatttttttttgtattttcaggaTAAGCTTGCTCCAATAATATCATCAtacaaaaaatcatttcttatatgttttttttttacttgtctAATTACGCCCAAAATATTACTGTTAACATCCAtcaaatcatttgtttaaatatttaccaCACTTTGAAGTTAAAGAAccacattttcaaacaatgcgCCGGTCAACATGACCTGCTTTCATTACCCTgttcataaatgaaataaaataggaACATAAACTTAAAAAGGCATCACAAATATTTCCAAATGCAACAATTGAGTATTTTGTgaagttttattacaatatgaCACCAAGAAATTAAGATACATCttttgtcacaaatatttggaacaACCCTCATAAGTTGAGggatatatttcttttaatcacatttaaaatatgtaaaggaCCAAGTATAATGCTATCTAGGGAATGGACAGAAACATTATGTGTGCATTCAATAAATTTTCCAGCCTACGCATAATGATATGTAACATTGTAATCATACTTTGCTCTTTCACGTTTGTCATCCTTCTGCTGTTGTCGTAGCTGGTTGATATATGCCTGACACTCCGTGAGGCTGTTCTGGCTCCGGTGAAATGACTCCTCAAGCTCCTCCTTTTCCTGGAGAGTAGCCATTGAATGAATACAGCAATAAAGGTctcaagggaggtaatttaaCACTTTGAGATTCTATTAAAGTTACATTCATCTGAATCTAGGAGAACCAGAGGACTACAGCATTTTCCATAAAAGTAATGAGATTTTTGTTCCTGATTATTGTACTattaaatagtatgttttaaacacattatCAATGTACCTTTGCTAGTTTTTCCTTTTCGATTTTGGTCTCAGCCTCCACTGTATTCAGAAAGCCAAGCTTTTCCTCCATCTGAAATATAGAACATGTTTATCTAGGTAGACTAGAATTTTCTAGGTCAAAAGTGTAATAAATAGTGTGTTGAAATTCAGACCTTTTATGTTTCAATACTATTAAACTTTACAGCTGTATCACAGGAGacattttaaattacaacaaaataagGTTCAAATAAACAGATCTTAAAGACAAGAaaattacaaacatatcaattttTTGTACCATTATATGAAAGATAAGACCCAGTATCATTTTGTTGCTGTCCCTACCTCAGTGTGCTGGGTGAGAAGCTCCTGTAGGTGTCTGTCTTTCTCTGTTAGCTCCTGTTCCATGGCCTCTCGCAGTGATCGCTCCTTTGCACGCTCCTGTAACATGGCATTTTCCGAATGAAAAAAGGTacaatacacatgtaaacaCTATGTACAAGACAGAACTGCCTATGTAGttacatgcatgttttttagctgtaaaatatttttatcataaacaaaaaaataacaagtgaATGCTaagcaatatatttttgcacttaACAACTTAAGGCATGACACTCTACTCACATAATGCATATTCATACCTCATTCAGTATTTTCTGCTTCTCGTTCCTGATC
Proteins encoded in this region:
- the LOC128231509 gene encoding EF-hand calcium-binding domain-containing protein 4B-like isoform X3, which encodes MSNYDDDEDVLPSSAEIQQMMSEKAKELFTVCDAEEKGFITKRDMQRLQSQLPLSPDQLEHVFDSLDGDGNGFLTLEEFTDGFGGFLGMRSSDDCCGEMSSGATYSETVDPAEEEQNFHDVMEQLGAASLIEGDSTIKHLWCRLRKDDSDIASTFEDFLFRISSELKKSKCEFNSLEEALRSKTSAHDEEVRKLYEEMETQIRNEKQKILNEERAKERSLREAMEQELTEKDRHLQELLTQHTEMEEKLGFLNTVEAETKIEKEKLAKEKEELEESFHRSQNSLTECQAYINQLRQQQKDDKRERAKDALKLTEGIALERETLVSQLEKLKTLNRRLQDEKDEAVLRRGTSYQSTASELEQAEESMSQGDNSVSRRGELERQGSSLGKYFNTKRVPTTGGAESIQENLTGEMNGSQFYEVECDDDVYTEDQTPSFIHHNSQHAYHHGNHPLHSSPIIRQHGDNRTIADLEEDGQVAELGQTAEFGQTAGRLQRGKQDDTHDSLYYSEGSLYSPDSPRTQPVGADEVGADEMSDSGIQSTMEPAALQRIFKVVFVGDSGVGKSSFIHRFCTGNFRPSFAATIGVDFQIRSMNIDCQVIVLQLWDTAGQERFRSITKQYFRKADGVVIMYDSTSETTFTNVRNWMDSVKEGASEDAVLLLLGNKSDLSEDDDKKAIKMKDGSHLADEFGTLFYETSALNGENVKESMEAMARLLKDKEDKQIEKSFKLDDTPAKTKCCSF